The following coding sequences lie in one Oryctolagus cuniculus chromosome 7, mOryCun1.1, whole genome shotgun sequence genomic window:
- the RNF32 gene encoding RING finger protein 32 isoform X4: MLKKKGHSSKKDNLAVTAVALQDHILHDLQLQNLSVADYSKTKVQKKENRSKSLKKDAKATIDTGLKKSTQSPRVEDPEKEYVLDPKPPALTLAQKLGLFEPPPLPLSSEEWEKVKQRSILQGDSVQPCPICKEEFELHPQVLLSCSHVFHRACLQAFEKFTNKKTCPLCRKNQYQTRVIHDGARLFKLKCATRIQAYWRGYIVRKWYRNLRKTVPPTDAKLRKKFFEEKIEERKQV; this comes from the exons atgttaaaaaaaaag GGTCATTCATCTAAAAAAGATAACTTAGCAGTTACTGCAGTGGCTCTGCAGGATCACATTTTGCATGATCTTCAACTGCAAAACCTTTCAGTAGCTGATTATTCGAaaacaaaagtacaaaagaaagagaacagatcTAAGTCTCTAAAAAAGGATGCAAAAGCAACAATAGATACTGGACTTAAAAAATCTACACAGAGTCCCAGAGTGGAGGATCCAGAAAAAGAATATGTTCTTGATCCAAAACCACCGGCATTAACTTTAG CACAGAAGTTGGGCCTCTTTGAGCCTCCCCCATTGCCACTGTCATCAGAGGAGTGGGAGAAAGTGAAGCAGCGATCCATCCTGCAGGGGGATTCTGTGCAGCCGTGCCCTATATGTAAAGAAGAATTTGAACTTCATCCCCAG GTGCTGCTTTCATGTTCCCATGTGTTTCACAGA GCATGCCTTCAGGCTTTTGAAAAGTTCACAAATAAAAAAACCTGTCCTCTCTGTAGAAAGAACCAGTATCAAACCAGAGTGATACACGACGGGGCCCGCCTATTCAAACTAAAGTGTGCCACAAG AATCCAAGCCTACTGGAGAGGATACATTGTTCGAAAATGGTACAGAAACCTGAGGAAAACAGTACCTCCCACAGACGCCAAATTGAGGaaaaaattctttgaagaaaAG atagaagaaaggaaacaagTCTAA
- the RNF32 gene encoding RING finger protein 32 isoform X3, with protein sequence MLKKKGHSSKKDNLAVTAVALQDHILHDLQLQNLSVADYSKTKVQKKENRSKSLKKDAKATIDTGLKKSTQSPRVEDPEKEYVLDPKPPALTLAQKLGLFEPPPLPLSSEEWEKVKQRSILQGDSVQPCPICKEEFELHPQVLLSCSHVFHRACLQAFEKFTNKKTCPLCRKNQYQTRVIHDGARLFKLKCATRIQAYWRGYIVRKWYRNLRKTVPPTDAKLRKKFFEEKVIWCPSHEKGGNL encoded by the exons atgttaaaaaaaaag GGTCATTCATCTAAAAAAGATAACTTAGCAGTTACTGCAGTGGCTCTGCAGGATCACATTTTGCATGATCTTCAACTGCAAAACCTTTCAGTAGCTGATTATTCGAaaacaaaagtacaaaagaaagagaacagatcTAAGTCTCTAAAAAAGGATGCAAAAGCAACAATAGATACTGGACTTAAAAAATCTACACAGAGTCCCAGAGTGGAGGATCCAGAAAAAGAATATGTTCTTGATCCAAAACCACCGGCATTAACTTTAG CACAGAAGTTGGGCCTCTTTGAGCCTCCCCCATTGCCACTGTCATCAGAGGAGTGGGAGAAAGTGAAGCAGCGATCCATCCTGCAGGGGGATTCTGTGCAGCCGTGCCCTATATGTAAAGAAGAATTTGAACTTCATCCCCAG GTGCTGCTTTCATGTTCCCATGTGTTTCACAGA GCATGCCTTCAGGCTTTTGAAAAGTTCACAAATAAAAAAACCTGTCCTCTCTGTAGAAAGAACCAGTATCAAACCAGAGTGATACACGACGGGGCCCGCCTATTCAAACTAAAGTGTGCCACAAG AATCCAAGCCTACTGGAGAGGATACATTGTTCGAAAATGGTACAGAAACCTGAGGAAAACAGTACCTCCCACAGACGCCAAATTGAGGaaaaaattctttgaagaaaAG